A genomic stretch from Acropora palmata chromosome 13, jaAcrPala1.3, whole genome shotgun sequence includes:
- the LOC141863517 gene encoding large ribosomal subunit protein mL46-like codes for MAASRVRFMEKLPVFVRGLYGTTARRTASFAVCAHWRNYSSVQPNTKGSRIFSAVCVQRLPIITKTKTDLEIAYEELQEKLEWEHSALSEDEVQWDTIMQRKEKIKDEDNEESLTIGAFESERKEFEEEQEEEWKTFVPAPRYTEADNLNDLKSLQRKLQETLVLLVKKEKDSPSWEPPLAEVMFDTSETLQQVASRGLCQTCGTELHVQFLSNAPIAVMKNYNNKSNKVFFYKVNYLTGRVSLSEDYCDHVWVTKEEMEDLVDPEYYKSLKRFLS; via the exons CCTCGTTTGCTGTTTGCGCTCATTGGAGAAATTACAGCTCAGTGCAGCCAAATACAAAAGGTTCAAGGATATTTAGTGCTGTGTGCGTTCAACGCTTGCCTattataacaaaaacaaaaacagactTAGAAATAGCTTATGAAGAACTTCAAGAGAAATTAGAGTGGGAGCATAGCGCTTTGTCAGAAGATGAAGTGCAGTGGGACACAATAATgcagagaaaggaaaagattAAAGATGAGGATAACGAGGAGAGTCTAACGATAGGAGCGTTTGAATCAGAGAGAAAG GAATTTGAAGAAGAACAGGAGGAAGAATGGAAAACATTTGTACCAGCACCAAGGTACACAGAGGCAGATAACCTCAATGATCTGAAATCATTACAACGCAAACTTCAAGAAACTCTTGTGTTGTTGGTGAAGAAGGAGAAAGATTCACCCAGCTGGGAGCCACCTCTAGCAGAGGTCATGTTTGACACAAGTGAAACTCTACAACAG GTTGCATCCAGGGGCTTATGTCAAACTTGTGGCACAGAATTGCATGTTCAATTTCTAAGCAATGCACCCATTGCTGTGATGAAGAACTATAACAACAAATCCAACAAG GTATTTTTCTACAAAGTGAATTATTTAACGGGACGCGTGAGCTTAAGTGAAGACTACTGCGATCATGTGTGGGttacaaaagaagaaatggaGGATTTGGTTGACCCAGAATACTACAAATCCTTAAAGAGATTTCTCTCTTGA
- the LOC141863515 gene encoding neuropeptide receptor 22-like, whose protein sequence is MNTTTNRSLCSATQLPTAFQIAVTVAYSLIFVVSIFGNSFLIIVVVKTQALKKTINFLIVNMAISDLLMPLMRIPWQVLALHQNSWLFRSDYANVMCKLNKILTSLSVLVSIQSLVLVTVDRFGAVVFPLRPPCITTRRCMFLIFSTWFVAIAIASPYVFAQIHDTHGGRLVCGIKWKEVFGESSSAKNYYLPRHLILVYIPIFLLIILYSVILIKLKSQNIPGDQSITNAEKQHRIRNRNVLRMALATVVGFILCWLPHNLNSILQLLIPEKLPCGFTLYRRFTTVLMASYCIINPCICFTLCRNYRQALNKLLKCFPAQP, encoded by the coding sequence ATGAATACAACTACAAACAGATCGCTCTGCTCTGCTACTCAGCTTCCCACAGCATTCCAGATCGCAGTAACAGTGGCTTACAGTCTAATCTTCGTTGTTTCGATTTTTGGCAATTCCTTTCTTATAATAGTTGTTGTCAAAACACAAGCtctgaaaaagacaattaacTTTCTGATTGTCAACATGGCGATCTCGGACTTGTTAATGCCATTAATGCGAATACCATGGCAAGTTCTAGCATTACACCAAAATTCTTGGCTATTCAGAAGTGACTACGCCAACGTTATGTGCAAGTTGAATAAGATTTTAACTTCTCTTTCCGTACTTGTGTCCATCCAGAGTCTTGTTTTGGTCACTGTGGACCGATTTGGAGCTGTGGTGTTCCCACTTCGTCCTCCTTGTATCACCACCAGAAGATGCATGTTCCTAATTTTCTCCACATGGTTTGTAGCCATCGCCATTGCATCGCCATATGTCTTCGCGCAAATTCACGATACACACGGCGGAAGGTTGGTTTGTGGTATTAAATGGAAAGAAGTATTTGGAGAGTCATCGTCAGCGAAAAACTACTACCTTCCACGTCATTTGATACTTGTTTATATCCCAATTTTTCTCTTGATTATACTATACTCCGTCATCCTCATCAAGCTGAAGTCGCAGAATATTCCTGGCGATCAATCGATTACAAATGCCGAGAAGCAACACAGAATAAGAAATAGGAATGTGCTCAGGATGGCTCTTGCTACTGTTGTTGGGTTTATATTGTGTTGGTTACCTCACAATTTGAATTCAATTCTTCAACTCCTCATCCCGGAAAAGCTTCCTTGTGGCTTCACTCTGTACCGTCGATTCACAACGGTTTTAATGGCATCGTATTGTATCATAAATCCCTGCATCTGCTTCACGTTATGCAGAAATTATCGTCAGGCCCTCAACAAACTTTTGAAGTGTTTCCCGGCGCAGCCATAA
- the LOC141864062 gene encoding uncharacterized protein LOC141864062, whose amino-acid sequence MGLADVRNITVVQNDSDTYKVKVYNVESGINMFPLIPDFVHCHPGEQKPTGDMWTPWCDNQQKLEEGHYIRITLLKKNEDDHVCQLFQSGQNVYKTVNMDYSRRAHIQGDYNIKKGEYKLIITGSSVEDVKFTFDRY is encoded by the coding sequence ATGGGACTTGCTGACGTACGCAACATCACCGTCGTTCAAAATGACTCAGACACCTACAAAGTGAAAGTCTACAACGTCGAATCAGGGATTAACATGTTCCCCTTGATTCCCGATTTTGTGCATTGCCATCCTGGAGAGCAGAAGCCGACAGGAGATATGTGGACGCCGTGGTGCGATAATCAGCAAAAGCTTGAAGAAGGCCATTACATCCGCATTActcttttaaagaaaaatgaggATGACCATGTGTGCCAGTTGTTCCAGTCAGGCCAGAATGTCTACAAAACCGTCAACATGGATTATTCGCGTCGTGCTCACATCCAAGGTGATTACAACATCAAGAAGGGAGAGTACAAGCTGATTATCACTGGCTCCAGCGTAGAAGACGTCAAGTTTACATTTGATCGATACTAG